In Solanum lycopersicum chromosome 5, SLM_r2.1, the following are encoded in one genomic region:
- the LOC138348956 gene encoding uncharacterized protein produces the protein MAKVVKVDHRMKDYLKDAGYEKWSRVVPSSEYIFSVHEVGIRYIVCLERKTCTHGRFQHDEIPCAHANAVLKHKNVTNLHPYCSDYYKSYALEKTYEVAMVSMPYKKDWNVPAYVLDEIVRPPRYRRFVGRPRKRRKKNADEKITVNNNSYGQCGKERHNRELVLSSRKRIEIMF, from the exons atggcTAAGGTGGTGAAAGTTGATCATAGGATGAAAGATTACCTTAAAGATGCTGGTTATGAGAAGTGGTCAAGA GTTGTTCCATCATCTGAATATATTTTCTCAGTTCATGAAGTCGGAATAAGATACATTGTATGCCTTGAGAGGAAAACTTGCACACATGGAAGGTTTCAACATGATGAGATACCTTGCGCACACGCAAATGCAGTTTTGAAGCACAAGAATGTGACAAATTTGCACCCATATTGCTCTGATTACTACAAGTCTTATGCATTAGAAAAGACGTATGAGGTTGCAATGGTTTCAATGCCATATAAGAAGGATTGGAACGTTCCAGCCTATGTTTTAGATGAAATTGTCAGGCCACCTAGGTATAGAAGGTTTGTTGGACGACCAAGAAAGCGAAGAAAGAAAAATGCGGATGAGAAAATAACGGTGAACAATAATTCTTATGGGCAATGTGGAAAAGAAAGACATAACAGAGAACTTGTACTTTCTTCCCGAAAGAGAATTGAAATAATGTTTTAA